A section of the Corynebacterium auris genome encodes:
- a CDS encoding MFS transporter, with protein sequence MAAAFGAWALLLPVVPTAVLDSGGSETLAGASTGLFMLSTVITQVFMPRVLRIFGYRAVIVAASLLLGLPALGFLAGMDAAIVVVVSLIRGVGFGALSVAEAAMIAQLVPLRLLGRTTGIFGVCVGGSQMVALPLGLALAERIGYPLVFLIATGIGMVGLAVCMLIPTIENEPEGEGELTGVHVPTWRLVAVPMLALTFVTTAYGAVTNFLPVSVREIDPAAGATFAGALLSVLNLAAMGARYYAGVTFDRRGTPGTVMIPFQVIAAAGIALTALVVVADLSVWWLVPAIVLYGAGFGAVQNESLTQLFYRLPKSKTSEASAMWNIAYDSGTGIGSLVYGAILGGVTMGGMYAIASAVILTGVAITGSDRFLGRHRVAEVDNLAVRLRSVQAPRIYRRGGR encoded by the coding sequence GTGGCGGCCGCCTTCGGCGCGTGGGCGCTTCTTCTGCCCGTCGTGCCCACGGCGGTCCTTGACTCGGGCGGGTCCGAAACGCTCGCCGGCGCGAGCACCGGGCTGTTCATGCTCTCCACCGTGATCACCCAGGTGTTCATGCCGCGCGTGTTGCGCATCTTCGGCTACCGCGCGGTCATCGTGGCCGCCTCCCTCCTGCTCGGCCTCCCGGCGCTGGGGTTCCTCGCGGGGATGGACGCCGCCATCGTCGTCGTGGTCAGCCTCATCCGGGGTGTCGGCTTCGGCGCGCTCAGCGTGGCGGAGGCCGCCATGATCGCCCAGCTCGTCCCGCTCCGGCTGCTGGGCCGCACCACGGGCATCTTCGGCGTGTGCGTCGGGGGATCGCAGATGGTCGCGCTGCCGCTCGGGCTGGCTCTGGCGGAGCGGATCGGCTACCCCCTCGTCTTCCTCATCGCCACCGGCATCGGCATGGTCGGCCTCGCGGTGTGCATGCTCATCCCGACCATCGAGAACGAACCTGAGGGCGAGGGGGAGCTGACCGGCGTGCACGTGCCCACGTGGCGCCTGGTGGCCGTGCCGATGCTCGCCCTGACCTTCGTCACCACCGCCTACGGTGCGGTGACGAACTTTCTGCCCGTCAGCGTGCGCGAGATCGACCCAGCCGCGGGCGCAACCTTCGCGGGCGCCCTGTTGTCCGTGCTCAACTTGGCGGCGATGGGGGCGCGCTACTACGCCGGCGTAACCTTTGACCGCCGCGGCACCCCCGGCACCGTGATGATCCCCTTCCAGGTCATCGCCGCGGCCGGCATCGCGCTGACGGCGCTGGTCGTCGTCGCCGACCTGTCCGTGTGGTGGCTGGTGCCCGCCATCGTGCTGTACGGCGCCGGCTTCGGGGCGGTGCAGAACGAGTCGTTGACCCAGCTGTTCTACCGGCTGCCCAAATCGAAGACCTCGGAGGCCAGCGCGATGTGGAACATCGCCTACGACTCCGGCACGGGGATTGGCTCCCTCGTCTACGGCGCGATCCTCGGCGGCGTCACCATGGGCGGGATGTACGCCATCGCCAGCGCCGTGATCCTCACCGGCGTTGCCATCACCGGCTCGGACCGCTTCCTGGGCCGCCACCGCGTTGCGGAGGTGGACAACCTCGCCGTGCGGCTGCGCTCGGTGCAGGCCCCGCGCATTTACAGGCGCGGCGGGCGCTAA
- the hisB gene encoding imidazoleglycerol-phosphate dehydratase HisB: MADRIGAARRATSESDVAVEINLDGSGSSEISTGLPFFDHMLTAFATHGAFDLSVRAEGDTHIDAHHTIEDTAITLGWALSDALGDKKGIRRFGSCLLPMDETLVEAVVDISGRPYFVMNGEPEHMQWQVIGGHYATVINRHFFETFAANSRVTLHINVRYGRDPHHISEAEYKGVARALRAAVGRDPDIQGVPSTKGAL, from the coding sequence ATGGCTGACAGGATCGGGGCGGCGCGCCGCGCGACCTCCGAGTCGGACGTCGCTGTGGAGATCAACCTGGACGGCTCCGGTTCCTCGGAGATCAGCACCGGGCTGCCCTTCTTCGACCACATGCTCACGGCGTTTGCCACACACGGGGCCTTCGACCTTTCGGTGCGCGCCGAAGGTGACACGCACATCGATGCCCACCACACTATCGAGGACACCGCCATCACGCTCGGCTGGGCGCTGAGCGACGCCCTCGGGGACAAAAAGGGGATCCGCCGCTTCGGCTCCTGCCTTTTGCCGATGGACGAGACGCTGGTTGAGGCCGTGGTGGACATCTCGGGCCGGCCCTACTTCGTCATGAACGGCGAGCCCGAGCACATGCAGTGGCAGGTCATCGGCGGCCACTACGCCACGGTGATCAACCGCCACTTCTTCGAGACCTTCGCGGCGAACTCCCGGGTCACGCTGCACATAAACGTGCGCTACGGCCGGGACCCGCACCACATCAGCGAGGCCGAGTACAAGGGCGTGGCCCGCGCTCTGCGCGCCGCTGTAGGCCGCGACCCGGATATTCAGGGCGTACCCTCAACGAAGGGTGCGCTGTAG
- a CDS encoding histidinol-phosphate transaminase — translation MDFQPGTLAVETQLSELPLREQLRGASAYGAPQLSVPVALNTNENPYPPSAELIEDLLAEVAAHAPGLNRYPDRDARELRGDLAAYVAERTGVEVTRDNLWAANGSNEVLHQLLQAFGGPGRSAMGFTPSYSMHPLLAAGTQTEFIAVPRGSDFRIDIDVAVAEITRQRPDVVFITTPNNPTGDVTALEGIARILDAAPGIVIVDEAYGEFSAAPSAVTLLREYPAKLVVSRTMSKAFDFAGGRLGYFVAAPAFVEAVMLVRLPYHLASLTQAAARVALRHAGETLATVERLSRERVRVEKALVELGYEVVPSESNFLFFGRFESSHAAWQAFLDRGVLIRDVGVPGWLRVTIGLDEENDAFLAAAAEAKTVQTRTGKETRHG, via the coding sequence ATGGATTTCCAGCCCGGCACCCTTGCCGTCGAGACGCAGCTCAGCGAGCTCCCCCTGCGCGAACAGCTGCGGGGTGCTTCCGCCTATGGGGCCCCGCAGCTGAGCGTCCCCGTGGCGCTCAACACCAACGAAAACCCCTACCCGCCCTCGGCGGAGCTCATCGAGGACCTCCTCGCCGAGGTGGCCGCCCACGCCCCGGGGCTGAACCGCTACCCGGACCGCGACGCGCGAGAGCTGCGCGGCGACCTCGCCGCTTACGTCGCCGAACGCACCGGGGTGGAGGTGACCCGCGACAACCTGTGGGCGGCGAACGGCTCCAACGAGGTGCTGCACCAGCTCCTGCAGGCTTTCGGCGGGCCGGGGCGAAGCGCCATGGGGTTTACCCCGAGTTACTCCATGCACCCGCTGCTTGCGGCCGGCACCCAGACCGAGTTCATCGCGGTGCCGCGGGGTAGTGACTTCCGCATCGACATCGACGTCGCCGTCGCGGAGATCACCAGGCAGCGCCCGGACGTCGTCTTCATCACCACCCCGAACAACCCCACCGGGGATGTCACTGCGCTGGAGGGGATCGCCCGTATCCTCGACGCGGCCCCCGGCATCGTGATCGTGGACGAGGCCTACGGGGAGTTCTCCGCCGCCCCCTCGGCGGTGACCCTGCTGCGCGAGTACCCGGCGAAACTCGTCGTCTCGCGCACCATGTCCAAGGCCTTCGATTTCGCCGGCGGGCGGCTGGGCTACTTCGTCGCCGCCCCCGCCTTTGTCGAGGCGGTTATGCTGGTGCGCCTGCCGTACCACCTCGCCTCGCTGACCCAGGCGGCGGCGCGGGTGGCGCTGCGGCACGCGGGTGAGACTCTCGCCACCGTCGAAAGGCTTTCGCGCGAACGCGTGCGCGTGGAAAAAGCCCTGGTGGAGTTGGGTTACGAGGTGGTTCCGAGCGAGTCGAACTTCCTGTTTTTCGGGCGTTTTGAAAGCTCGCACGCAGCGTGGCAGGCTTTCCTCGATCGCGGGGTGCTCATCCGCGACGTGGGAGTGCCGGGGTGGCTGCGGGTGACCATCGGCCTCGACGAGGAAAACGACGCCTTCCTCGCAGCCGCAGCAGAGGCGAAAACCGTACAGACAAGAACCGGAAAGGAGACGAGGCATGGCTGA
- the hisD gene encoding histidinol dehydrogenase: MLKLTDLRGHTPTTSELRRALPRGGVDVDAVLADVHPIVEEVRRSGAAAALDYGEKFDGVRPASVRVPAEVIERAVDTLDPEVRAALDEAIARIRAVHAAQKPSSHTTELRPGATVTEVFVPVQRVGLYVPGGKAVYPSSVLMNVIPAQEAGAGSMVVASPPQEEFGGWPHPTTLAACALLGVDEVWAIGGAQAVALLAYGDDAHELEPVDKVTGPGNIFVAAAKRVVNGVVGIDAEAGPSEIAVLADATADPALIAADLVSQAEHDEQAASVLITDSAELADAVRAEVERAAAATLNSGRASSALGGEQSGIVLVDDLNTAIAAANAYAAEHLEIHTRDPRAVAERITNAGAIFVGPYSPVPLGDYAAGSNHVLPTSGTARFAPGLSTHTFLKPVSVIEYDRAALEEVGPHIITLSAAEQLPAHGEAIKARGIGTADAAGKGE; the protein is encoded by the coding sequence ATGCTGAAACTAACGGACTTAAGGGGTCACACCCCCACAACCTCCGAGCTGCGCAGGGCATTGCCCCGCGGGGGCGTCGACGTCGACGCGGTACTGGCGGACGTCCACCCGATCGTCGAGGAGGTCCGCCGCAGCGGCGCCGCTGCGGCGCTCGATTACGGCGAAAAGTTCGACGGGGTGCGCCCCGCGTCGGTCCGCGTTCCCGCGGAGGTCATCGAGCGGGCCGTCGACACCCTGGACCCCGAGGTGCGCGCGGCGCTGGACGAGGCGATTGCACGGATCCGCGCGGTGCACGCAGCGCAGAAGCCCTCCTCGCACACCACCGAGCTGCGCCCCGGCGCCACCGTCACCGAGGTGTTCGTGCCGGTCCAGCGCGTCGGGCTCTACGTGCCGGGCGGCAAGGCGGTCTACCCCTCCAGCGTGCTTATGAACGTCATCCCCGCGCAGGAGGCGGGGGCGGGGTCCATGGTCGTGGCCTCGCCGCCACAGGAGGAGTTTGGGGGCTGGCCCCACCCGACCACGCTCGCCGCGTGCGCCCTTTTGGGCGTCGACGAAGTGTGGGCGATCGGTGGCGCCCAGGCCGTCGCGCTGTTGGCCTACGGCGACGATGCGCACGAACTCGAGCCGGTGGACAAGGTCACCGGGCCGGGCAACATCTTCGTCGCCGCCGCGAAGCGAGTGGTCAACGGGGTTGTCGGCATCGACGCCGAGGCGGGCCCGAGCGAGATCGCGGTGCTCGCCGACGCCACCGCGGACCCCGCCCTCATCGCAGCCGACCTCGTCTCCCAGGCGGAGCACGACGAGCAGGCCGCCTCAGTACTCATCACGGATTCAGCAGAGCTCGCCGACGCCGTGCGCGCCGAGGTGGAGCGCGCCGCGGCGGCGACCCTGAACTCCGGGCGCGCCAGCTCCGCGCTCGGCGGGGAACAGTCGGGCATCGTGCTTGTCGACGACCTCAATACCGCCATCGCCGCAGCCAATGCGTACGCGGCGGAGCACCTGGAGATCCACACCCGCGACCCGCGCGCTGTCGCCGAGCGCATCACCAACGCCGGTGCCATCTTCGTCGGCCCCTACTCGCCAGTGCCTTTGGGCGACTACGCGGCGGGGTCCAACCACGTGCTGCCCACCTCCGGCACGGCGCGCTTCGCGCCCGGGCTGAGCACCCACACCTTCCTCAAGCCCGTCAGCGTGATCGAGTACGACCGCGCCGCCCTGGAGGAGGTCGGCCCCCACATCATCACGCTGTCCGCCGCGGAGCAGCTGCCCGCGCACGGCGAGGCGATCAAGGCGCGCGGCATCGGCACCGCCGACGCTGCCGGGAAGGGGGAGTAG